The DNA sequence CGAGAAGCCAAGTGGCGATCGTCCGTCCACCCCTACCACCTAGCATCGCGAGCGTGAAGACGGTCCTCGTCGTCGACGACGAACCGAAGATCGTCGAGCTCGCAAGGGACTACCTCGAGCACGCGGGATTTGCGGTCGTGAGCGCCTCCGATGGGACGGCGGCGCTCGCGACCGCTCGGGCGTCGCGGCCAGATCTCGTCGTGCTCGACCTGGGATTACCTGAGCTCGACGGACTCGACGTGGCTCGGGCGCTCCGCCGCGATTCCACCGTGCCGATCGTCATGCTCACCGGCCGCGGCGACGAGGCCGACAAGATCGCCGGGCTCGAGATCGGCGCCGACGACTACGTCACCAAGCCATTCAGCCCGAAGGAGCTCGTCGCGCGCATCCGCGCGGTGCTCCGACGCACGGAGCGGCCACCCGATTCCGGCGATGTGGTCCGCGCCGGCGATGTCACGCTCGACGTGCCGCGCATGCGCGTTCGCGTCGGCGAACGTTCGGTCGAGCTCACGCCGACGGAGTTCCAGCTCCTCGCGGCGCTCGCGCGCGCCCCCGGTCGAATCTTCACGCGCTCCCAGCTCCTCGACGCTGTTCATGGGGTCGCGTTCGAGTCCTATGAGCGAGCGATCGACGCGCACGTGAAGAACATCCGACGCAAGCTCGAGCCCGTTCCGAACGAGCCACGTTACCTGCTCACCGTGTATGGCGTCGGCTACCGCTTCGCCGACGACGAGTCCTGATGCGACCGCCGGACGGCCGCGGCTGGCGCGGGGGTGTGTGGACCGGTGGCGCGCGTCCGTTGTGGTGGCCTGAGAACGAACCGTTCCCGCCCAGCCGCGATGCGTGGCGCCGCGCGGGACAGCGGCACCCGCCCCGCCGCTACGCGCCAATGTTCTGCGCCGCGTTCCTGATCTTCGTGCTCGTGGTCGCGGCGTTCATCACGCTCCTCGTCAACGCGTTCAGCGCCGCGACATCAGGCGGCGGTCTTGCGGCCTTCGCCCCGCTCGCGATCCTCTTCGCCGTCGTCTTCGCGATCGGCGCCGGGACGGTCGGCCGTTTCGCCCGACCGGTTGCCGACCTCGTCGACGCCGCCGAGCGGATCGAGGCCGGCGACTATGCGGTGCGGGTCCGTGCGCGCGGGCCGCGCACGCTGCGCTCGCTCGCCACGGCCTTCAACTCGATGTCCGAGCGTCTCGAGAGCAGCGAACGTGAACGCCGCCGACTCCTGGCCGACGTGACGCACGAGCTCCGCACGCCACTCACCGTCATGCAGGGAAACCTCGAGGCGCTGCTCGACGGCGTCTACCCGGCTGACAAGAGTCACCTTGAGCCAATCCTCGACGAGACCCGCGTGCTCTCGCGGCTCGTCGACGATCTGCGCACGCTGTCGATGGCGGAGGCCGGTGCGCTCGCGCTGCATCGCGAGACGACCAACATCAGCGAGCTCGCTCTCGACTCGGTCGCGTCCTTTCAGACGCAGGCGGACAGTGCGGGCATCGCCCTGACTGCCGAGACCGACGGCACGCTCCCGCAGATCGACGTGGATCCGGTGCGAATCCGCGAAGTGCTCACGAACCTGCTGTCGAACGCACTGCGGTTCACGCCGCGCGGCGGGACCGTTCGCGTCACGAGCTCTGTGTCCGACGGGCGCCTGCTGGTGTCTGTGCGCGACAGCGGCCCCGGCATCGCGCCGGACGTGTTGCCCCATGTGTTCGACCGGTTCTACAAGTCGCCCGAGTCGCGCGGCGCGGGTCTGGGGCTCGCGATCGCCAAGAGCCTGGTCGTGGCACACGGTGGCGAGATCGAGGCACTCAGCACCCTCGGTCAGGGGACCGAGATGCGCGTCATGCTCCCGCTCGCGGAGTAGCGGGCCGCGCGCGGGGTGAGGCGGCGTCCCGAGCGCCGACCTTGTACGCCTCGCGCATCAGCTTCACGAGCTCGGCGTCGATGTCCTCTTCGTCGGTGAGGCGGAAGTGGAGGATCCGGCCGAGCACGCCGTAGTCGTCGACCTTGCGCACCGCGGATGGGTCTGCCGCCCGCCTTTGAGCCACAGCGTGAGGTCCACCCACCGCTCGCGCGGCGTTACGCCGATCGAACGCGCTCGCACTTGGAACACGATCGCGCGTCCTTGCGGATCGACCGTGACCGGCCCGATCTGACGGACGATGTCGTGGAGATGGCGATAGAGGCCAACGACGTGCGGCGGCTTTCCCTCGAGATGCGACGCGACGGTCATCCGGCGCAGGAGTGCGACATGTTGCGCGTGACGAAGGTGCGCCCGCAGCGCGGGCAGCGCCACAGCGGGCGTTTCTTCGTCGCTGCTATGGCGCCTTACCTCCATCGGTGTCGATCTGCGCGCGCTGGAGCTTGCCCGAGTAGTCGACGTAGA is a window from the Candidatus Limnocylindria bacterium genome containing:
- a CDS encoding response regulator transcription factor is translated as MKTVLVVDDEPKIVELARDYLEHAGFAVVSASDGTAALATARASRPDLVVLDLGLPELDGLDVARALRRDSTVPIVMLTGRGDEADKIAGLEIGADDYVTKPFSPKELVARIRAVLRRTERPPDSGDVVRAGDVTLDVPRMRVRVGERSVELTPTEFQLLAALARAPGRIFTRSQLLDAVHGVAFESYERAIDAHVKNIRRKLEPVPNEPRYLLTVYGVGYRFADDES
- a CDS encoding HAMP domain-containing sensor histidine kinase encodes the protein MRPPDGRGWRGGVWTGGARPLWWPENEPFPPSRDAWRRAGQRHPPRRYAPMFCAAFLIFVLVVAAFITLLVNAFSAATSGGGLAAFAPLAILFAVVFAIGAGTVGRFARPVADLVDAAERIEAGDYAVRVRARGPRTLRSLATAFNSMSERLESSERERRRLLADVTHELRTPLTVMQGNLEALLDGVYPADKSHLEPILDETRVLSRLVDDLRTLSMAEAGALALHRETTNISELALDSVASFQTQADSAGIALTAETDGTLPQIDVDPVRIREVLTNLLSNALRFTPRGGTVRVTSSVSDGRLLVSVRDSGPGIAPDVLPHVFDRFYKSPESRGAGLGLAIAKSLVVAHGGEIEALSTLGQGTEMRVMLPLAE